Proteins encoded in a region of the Ignavibacteria bacterium genome:
- a CDS encoding T9SS type A sorting domain-containing protein — translation MMKKILTLLLVLLVTSLSYTQVRHSTAYDYPLLTGSSVDSVLNGLKSIRGCYFETDMDGDGKSEIGLTNYFDQGHVHLFETVGNDSIKLVWSSPKVASAGGGSTPRYVLFGDLDNDGKKEIIFQSSGNGIFIFEWDGVVGSDNYGTIPSQVINSTTLPEMTGVSGSTEYMEIDDIDTDGQNELCVFYNSSPNANDKFFIISAIGDWNTNDPGFSGFTAEYSKSRVDLINWGMNGGTPYSMHIAQFDGAGNKELLFQAWNFKNVSPVRIPTANTYLEADTTIGKQNYFLTGTYDDVALFGGGTFDIDKDGREEVYLPNYHATGSPYMGTVHMISYNSGESTTIIDSTNVTTLNFKDAGVLDDLLVTFGFGYGDIDKDGKPNIYTSSTYGSTGCNVLTAEFQGGDKRNLANWTFAKLYRGDPTIYTTRIIKDSLGNKDTTLTIDNAFASKIFARYTDFDKDGFEDILLPYQALSDSVTHITLTWNSGTSKFDSVSVRAANPKRWSFRIIEGTISTGVEAKDLTVITPDDYELYQNYPNPFNPSTEISFFLPITDKISLKIYNQLGQEVKTLIAEKEHINGRHSVVWDGMNNFGGKVSSGIYIAQLKFGNFSKEIKMMMIK, via the coding sequence ATGATGAAAAAAATACTTACACTTCTTCTTGTTCTCCTCGTTACTTCACTTAGTTATACACAAGTTCGACATTCCACAGCCTATGATTATCCGCTGCTGACTGGATCTTCTGTAGATTCTGTTCTTAACGGTTTGAAAAGTATCCGTGGCTGTTACTTTGAAACGGATATGGATGGTGATGGAAAGTCAGAAATTGGTCTAACCAATTATTTCGACCAAGGACACGTACATTTGTTTGAAACAGTTGGGAATGATTCAATTAAATTGGTTTGGTCTTCCCCAAAGGTTGCTAGTGCCGGTGGAGGCTCCACCCCTCGATATGTATTATTCGGTGATTTGGATAATGATGGTAAAAAGGAGATCATATTCCAGAGTTCCGGTAATGGAATTTTCATATTTGAATGGGATGGAGTAGTCGGTAGTGACAATTATGGTACGATCCCCTCACAAGTAATTAACTCGACCACATTGCCTGAAATGACAGGCGTAAGTGGAAGTACTGAGTATATGGAAATCGACGACATTGATACCGATGGCCAGAATGAATTATGCGTATTTTACAACTCCTCTCCAAACGCTAATGATAAATTTTTCATAATAAGTGCAATTGGAGATTGGAATACCAATGATCCTGGATTTTCAGGTTTCACTGCTGAGTATTCAAAAAGCAGAGTTGATCTTATCAATTGGGGTATGAATGGAGGAACACCCTACTCGATGCATATTGCACAATTCGACGGAGCTGGAAACAAAGAACTTTTGTTCCAAGCTTGGAATTTCAAAAATGTTTCTCCAGTTAGAATCCCAACAGCAAACACATATCTTGAAGCTGATACTACTATTGGAAAACAAAACTACTTCCTGACTGGAACCTACGATGATGTAGCGTTATTCGGTGGTGGTACATTTGATATTGATAAAGATGGCAGAGAGGAAGTTTACTTGCCAAATTATCACGCAACAGGAAGTCCGTATATGGGCACTGTTCACATGATAAGTTACAATTCAGGAGAATCTACTACTATCATAGATTCAACAAATGTAACTACTTTGAACTTCAAAGACGCAGGGGTCCTTGATGATCTTTTAGTTACTTTCGGTTTTGGCTATGGCGATATAGACAAAGACGGAAAACCGAACATCTACACATCAAGCACTTATGGGAGTACTGGTTGTAATGTTTTAACTGCAGAATTCCAAGGTGGTGATAAGAGAAATTTAGCAAATTGGACATTTGCGAAATTATATAGAGGTGATCCAACTATATATACAACCCGAATCATAAAAGATTCACTTGGTAATAAGGATACCACACTTACGATAGACAACGCTTTCGCTTCGAAGATATTTGCTCGTTATACTGATTTTGATAAAGACGGTTTTGAGGATATTTTACTTCCTTATCAGGCTTTGTCAGATAGTGTGACTCATATTACGCTAACATGGAACTCTGGTACAAGCAAATTCGATTCTGTGTCTGTTAGAGCAGCGAATCCAAAACGATGGAGCTTCCGGATCATTGAAGGGACAATTTCTACTGGGGTTGAGGCAAAGGATCTAACTGTTATAACTCCTGACGACTATGAACTTTATCAGAATTATCCGAATCCATTCAATCCATCAACTGAAATTTCGTTCTTCCTGCCAATTACAGATAAAATTTCTTTAAAGATTTACAATCAGCTCGGACAGGAAGTGAAAACTCTTATTGCAGAAAAAGAGCACATTAACGGAAGGCATTCTGTAGTTTGGGATGGAATGAACAATTTTGGCGGTAAAGTTTCAAGCGGGATTTACATTGCACAATTGAAATTCGGAAACTTCAGCAAAGAAATTAAAATGATGATGATTAAATGA
- a CDS encoding histidinol-phosphatase: MYEISSVIHVHSKYSDGSGEIPEIARYASEVGVNVVMMTDHNTLRPLKDGLEGWYDNTLVLIGTEINDQKNENHYLAFGISKSYDNRITAQEYVRRIKDEGGFGFVAHPFEKRNHMEKHPPYPWTAWDSEDFTGIEVWNHMSEWMEGLTEQNKYQRFIHPLKSVSAPDVKALKIWDKIAQKRKIVGIGGVDAHAHKQNVLGFFEVEIFPYKVLFKSVRTVILCPKELNKDNSPESIEANKNMVYSSLIEGRCYIGNFYHAEPNGFKFFAEAGNQIFQMGDDIPKSLKKTRFRVNLPNVIGEIKLVKNGEIIDSTIGSEGIWEIVNHGVYRVEVYLDGNAWIFSNHIRFGQSQ; the protein is encoded by the coding sequence ATGTACGAAATAAGTTCCGTAATTCATGTCCATTCCAAATATTCCGATGGTTCAGGGGAAATTCCCGAGATAGCGAGATATGCATCTGAAGTCGGTGTAAATGTCGTAATGATGACAGACCATAACACTTTGCGTCCTCTAAAAGATGGATTAGAAGGCTGGTACGATAATACTCTTGTTTTAATCGGTACTGAAATAAACGATCAAAAAAATGAAAACCATTACCTTGCTTTCGGGATCTCAAAATCATACGACAATAGAATCACAGCTCAAGAATATGTTAGGCGTATTAAGGATGAAGGTGGATTTGGATTTGTTGCGCATCCCTTCGAAAAAAGGAATCACATGGAAAAGCATCCACCCTATCCCTGGACAGCGTGGGATAGTGAAGACTTCACAGGAATAGAAGTCTGGAATCACATGTCAGAATGGATGGAAGGGCTGACCGAACAAAATAAGTACCAGCGTTTTATACATCCACTAAAATCTGTTTCAGCACCTGATGTGAAAGCTTTAAAGATTTGGGATAAGATTGCGCAGAAAAGAAAAATTGTTGGAATTGGCGGGGTAGATGCTCACGCTCATAAACAAAACGTGTTAGGTTTTTTCGAAGTAGAAATTTTTCCATATAAAGTTTTATTCAAATCTGTTAGAACGGTTATTCTCTGCCCTAAGGAATTGAATAAAGATAATTCTCCTGAAAGTATTGAGGCAAATAAAAATATGGTTTATTCGTCTTTAATTGAAGGAAGATGCTACATCGGTAATTTTTATCATGCCGAACCAAACGGGTTTAAATTTTTTGCTGAAGCAGGAAACCAAATTTTTCAAATGGGAGATGATATTCCCAAGTCTTTGAAAAAAACTCGATTCCGAGTAAACTTACCCAATGTGATTGGTGAAATAAAATTGGTAAAAAATGGTGAGATAATCGACTCAACTATTGGTTCGGAAGGAATTTGGGAAATTGTGAATCACGGTGTTTATCGTGTCGAAGTTTACTTGGATGGGAATGCTTGGATTTTCTCGAACCATATAAGATTTGGGCAAAGTCAATAG
- a CDS encoding tetratricopeptide repeat protein: MKFNFKYVYIIVAVLVIALLTYIIISRSDTPGEKEFSESNMPEDDIHGNMKAPHGMPGKANVAQSFLQLIDSLKTYTEKNPKDTAALAELAELYTEAHNMSESAIYFEKILKIDPNRKDVMFALAELNYRMQDIPNSEKYLRSILKLDPKNELASYNLGIIYVTQGNKTDAKKVWEKLALSESDYGKLAKEALKNLQ; this comes from the coding sequence ATGAAATTCAACTTTAAATATGTTTATATAATTGTCGCTGTTTTAGTAATCGCACTTTTAACGTACATAATTATTTCTAGATCGGATACACCGGGGGAAAAAGAATTTTCTGAGAGCAATATGCCAGAGGATGATATCCACGGCAATATGAAAGCACCGCATGGCATGCCTGGAAAAGCAAATGTTGCTCAATCTTTCCTTCAATTAATTGATTCTTTAAAAACTTACACAGAAAAAAATCCAAAAGATACTGCAGCTTTAGCTGAATTAGCCGAACTTTATACTGAGGCTCATAATATGAGTGAATCTGCAATCTATTTTGAAAAGATTTTGAAAATTGATCCAAATCGTAAAGATGTCATGTTTGCACTTGCTGAATTGAACTACAGAATGCAGGACATCCCCAATTCAGAAAAGTATTTGAGGTCAATTTTAAAACTCGATCCCAAAAATGAACTCGCTTCTTATAATCTTGGAATTATTTATGTAACTCAAGGCAATAAGACCGATGCAAAAAAGGTTTGGGAAAAACTCGCATTGTCTGAGTCTGATTATGGCAAACTCGCTAAAGAAGCATTGAAAAATTTGCAATAA